The Lycium barbarum isolate Lr01 chromosome 12, ASM1917538v2, whole genome shotgun sequence genome includes a region encoding these proteins:
- the LOC132623438 gene encoding uncharacterized protein LOC132623438 encodes MAEVVLYVYDMTKAGGHDAQNFAIVQTNKLLKDGVNFGGIFHTAVQIYGNDEWAYGYRKKGTGVFSCPAGKNPSYTLHEKITLGRTECSQSKVNKMIKELSDSWPGNKYHIVSKNSKHFSNELLERLGVPKLPSWVNRVANIANAAKDAVGTVLKVKDEALKRVMNPMNFAFGSGSKKSSSAKSVKATPCDFNININFISENFRVFAPDMYNEEDTGPDNNQPVIKAIEGPNATIPIIEEVADDDEPVINKDDDKSDVIHSDDEPAVIHKDDGPTSTVIHTDNKPVPMHA; translated from the coding sequence ATGGCTGAAGTAGTCCTCTACGTTTATGACATGACCAAAGCCGGCGGGCACGATGCACAAAACTTCGCCATAGTCCAAACGAACAAACTCCTCAAAGACGGCGTCAACTTCGGTGGCATCTTCCACACCGCTGTCCAAATCTACGGTAACGACGAATGGGCTTATGGTTACCGCAAGAAGGGCACCGGTGTTTTCAGCTGCCCGGCTGGAAAAAACCCCAGCTACACCCTTCACGAGAAAATTACACTTGGCAGAACTGAGTGTTCCCAGTCCAAAGTCAACAAAATGATAAAGGAGCTTAGCGACTCGTGGCCCGGTAACAAGTACCACATCGTGTCCAAAAACTCGAAGCATTTTAGCAACGAGTTGTTAGAGAGGCTTGGAGTACCTAAGCTTCCGAGTTGGGTGAATAGAGTTGCTAATATAGCTAATGCTGCAAAGGATGCAGTGGGGACTGTGCTTAAAGTGAAAGACGAAGCTTTAAAACGTGTAATGAATCCTATGAATTTCGCTTTTGGCAGTGGATCTAAGAAATCAAGTAGTGCTAAATCAGTAAAAGCTACCCCGTGTGATTTTAATATTAATATCAACTTTATCAGtgaaaactttagggtgtttgCTCCTGATATGTATAATGAAGAGGATACTGGGCCTGACAACAACCAGCCTGTTATCAAAGCTATTGAAGGGCCTAATGCTACTATTCCCATAATTGAAGAGGTTGCTGATGATGATGAGCCTGTAATCAACAAAGATGATGACAAGTCTGATGTTATACACAGCGATGACGAGCCTGCTGTTATCCACAAAGATGACGGGCCAACTAGTACTGTTATCCACACCGACAACAAGCCCGTGCCCATGCATGCCTGA